A segment of the Verrucomicrobiota bacterium genome:
ACTCGCGCAAACGGGTCGGGATCACCCAGCGTCGAATCCGCGCCCCAGGGAATGAATACGAATTTTTTGGTATCGGGTTTGCGGTAGATCAGGAAGTTGTTGCCGCCATTGGAATACGAGTCCCAATGGCCGATGAGTGTCTCCATGGCCCAATAGGTCAGGTATTCTTCGACATCCAACAGCGGATCGAGTTGGGCAAGCAGGTGCGCGTCGTCGCTTTGCAACGCCTGGACCACGCTCTCCAGATCGCCGCGATCCGGACTGCTCTTATGGTTCTTGCGTTCAAAGGTTTTCACCCAATTGGTGCGGAAATCACTCACCTGACCTTCATATAAATTACCGCTGTGGTTGCTAAAATTACGATCGAGGAAGTCCTCTTCCACCGCTTCCACATGCGAATAAATCCCCAGGTCTTTGCCGTTCACGGTCACCCAGGCGAGATTGCAGCGCGGGGTGGGCACCCCGGCCCGGGCGAAGAGACGGTACGACAACACTTGATGCACCAGCGAAGGATCTTGCAGATTGTTGTTAAGCGACAGTCGGCGCAACCCGGCGAAGCGGCCTTTTTTGTCAAAGGCGTCGAACCGGACACTCAGCGCGGGACGCTGGAGACTGGCGGACCCGAGAAAGGCGCGCTTGCGCAATCCGACCTGGCCGGCGTCCACGCCATTGATGGTTACGGTCGCCCGATAGACGGTGTAGGGTTTGGGCTCCGGGTGCTCAAACCGCGTGGGTCCCAGGGCAGCCAGTAGCTCGTGATGCTCCAGCCGCAAATGGTTCCAATCCTGCGTCGCCATCTGAATGCGGACTTCCAACAACCGGCCCGCGTCAAACAGTGCGGCGCTGGGATCACCCGTTGGCCGGGCGGTCGGCGTTTCCACGGCGGCACTGCCCGGCCTGACCGCAAGCAGCCATGCGCCGAGCATGGTCGCCACTCCTCCAGGCAGATACACTTTCATGGTGCCGCCTCCAGCAGTTTGATGATTTGCGCGGGGCCTGGCAACTCACCTTGGAGTTCTCGAGGCAGGCGTTTGACGGTGTGGTAGGTAGCCACGCCGATGGGTTTGCGGGCGTCGCGCAAGGCGTATTCCACGATGGTGCGGTTCTTTTCCTTGCACAAAATGATGCCAATGGCGGGGTTCTCGCCCTCCAGCCGCACTTGGGTATCGAGGGCCGCGAGGTAGAATTGCATCTTGCCCACGAATTCAGGCTCGAACTCGCCGATTTTAAGATCCACCGCGACCAGGCACTTGAGCCGACGGTGAAAGAAAAGCAGGTCAATGAAGTATTCCTTGGACGCGACTTCGAGACGGAACTGGCTGCCGACAAAGGCAAACCAGCCGCCCATGGCCCGGAGGAAATCCTCGATGCGGGCAATGAGGGCGCGTTCGAGTTCCCGCTCATTGTGTTCGCCGCCCATCTCCAGGAAATCAAAGGTGTACTCGTCTTTGACGGCCAGCTTGGCTTGGGCGCGGAGTTCGGGCGTGAGGGTGCGATCAAAATTGGTCTGGCCGAGGAGGGTTTTTTCGTAGCTCTGGTTTTCGATCTGGTGGATGAGCACGGCCTTGGTCCAGCCGAACTTGCGGGCCATACGGAGGTAAAACTCGCGTTCGAGAGGGTCTTTGCAACGGGCCATGA
Coding sequences within it:
- a CDS encoding CotH kinase family protein, with amino-acid sequence MKVYLPGGVATMLGAWLLAVRPGSAAVETPTARPTGDPSAALFDAGRLLEVRIQMATQDWNHLRLEHHELLAALGPTRFEHPEPKPYTVYRATVTINGVDAGQVGLRKRAFLGSASLQRPALSVRFDAFDKKGRFAGLRRLSLNNNLQDPSLVHQVLSYRLFARAGVPTPRCNLAWVTVNGKDLGIYSHVEAVEEDFLDRNFSNHSGNLYEGQVSDFRTNWVKTFERKNHKSSPDRGDLESVVQALQSDDAHLLAQLDPLLDVEEYLTYWAMETLIGHWDSYSNGGNNFLIYRKPDTKKFVFIPWGADSTLGDPDPFARVKTPESVKAGMILPYRLYHLPGMRERYRQRLREVLKTTWNESELLAEVTRLEAMVRSHNHVRSEHFQAGLATVRAFIRSRRSELERELLAPAPEWPIPPKATACLEKVGELRATFTATWPDEPSPSKPRGRMRLELNGTEHNYANVNVLVGPATDPRNAGCPAITLVAMDWLGAKAQVPVFVIQPEFFKPGVTNQLDGFGCAGFLLEGRLLQLDIKFASMVLGTLELREAGMTPGDKVSGKIAADIYQWP
- a CDS encoding PDDEXK nuclease domain-containing protein, with protein sequence MKEIKQRLPEDYAVLFAEIKERVRSAQYEALRAVNLELVAMYWDIGRLIIERQRETSWGKSVVEKLATDLQQEFPGVKGFSVQNLWSARQFYVTYRADTKLQPLVGEISWAKNLVIMARCKDPLEREFYLRMARKFGWTKAVLIHQIENQSYEKTLLGQTNFDRTLTPELRAQAKLAVKDEYTFDFLEMGGEHNERELERALIARIEDFLRAMGGWFAFVGSQFRLEVASKEYFIDLLFFHRRLKCLVAVDLKIGEFEPEFVGKMQFYLAALDTQVRLEGENPAIGIILCKEKNRTIVEYALRDARKPIGVATYHTVKRLPRELQGELPGPAQIIKLLEAAP